One stretch of Cydia fagiglandana chromosome 18, ilCydFagi1.1, whole genome shotgun sequence DNA includes these proteins:
- the LOC134673132 gene encoding neurochondrin homolog: MGDISESIQKCVLILKNAKTDTEKFAALFMVTKLVKAKDCKANAKKALFEAIGFGFLKKLLTCTLEDDCPPSVYKSVALSVLTCFCNEPELATHPEMLANIPVFLDIVQTSDDSDYDDNLIIISEAYTCLQCIAEQEAGQKALIEVGAITKMSEIYSHQSFQTDEALNILVKLVSRYGPAAWGNDPKPFHALVNKIALDFATDQSERKFELATILSALLYSCNKSTVIPGSAEETWPMSIYKALHDILTSKIGKNQRDPALKLAANIVDLLGIEWTFNDEENPKKFFLLLLQLCAIEVRMQLDDRSFKQAFASADLITACFIVLELSINYMATDQLDLEQKEKQSVYTSLKGAFNAVVSQLGKVSNDKNRDKLPDDEKVYVCAMVRVLFAWIAQETTAMREQIYALLPFMFQLANDSFHAYRSRKLAEKNQSEGEAMDMDTTLMGQVDLLRLMLPALCHLVVEDKARDILFKLKQEDILYEAVSFHWSIVHYKKPPVPKSERLKVKTQPEAAIDPKVLEDMKDSRAAMVSLCNIFMNLTVLAPKIVDNSILFNTLLKFIFNNLPELKQIPENLVLHGHLAVLGLLLLKQQANKVKKNDFSICRYIQSTIRFLWDAYNVDESNDPTALVVSMSYKENWSEIADLWFLGMQTMSGVLTIVPWISEFAIESGWAEGIAEMLAKVKVGTLPPNVKSAFEDFLCRLVDSNEGAIPVLKKGGALKMCRNHRLMDLGKKLFGD; encoded by the coding sequence ATGGGTGATATATCGGAGTCAATTCAGAAATGCGTTCTCATTCTGAAGAACGCGAAAACAGACACAGAAAAGTTCGCCGCGCTTTTCATGGTGACTAAACTAGTGAAGGCGAAAGACTGCAAGGCGAACGCGAAGAAGGCGCTGTTTGAAGCTATCGGGTTCGGATTCTTGAAGAAACTGCTGACCTGCACCTTAGAAGATGACTGCCCGCCCTCAGTGTACAAGTCAGTGGCACTCTCGGTTCTTACATGCTTCTGCAATGAGCCGGAGCTTGCCACACATCCCGAAATGCTGGCTAACATCCCGGTGTTCCTGGACATAGTGCAGACGTCTGACGATTCAGACTATGACGAcaacctcatcatcatcagcgaAGCATACACATGTCTACAGTGCATCGCTGAGCAGGAAGCGGGCCAGAAAGCTCTGATCGAAGTGGGTGCCATAACTAAGATGTCTGAAATCTATTCACATCAAAGTTTCCAAACAGATGAAGCCCTTAACATTCTTGTGAAATTGGTAAGCAGATATGGCCCTGCTGCTTGGGGCAATGACCCTAAACCGTTCCACGCATTAGTCAACAAAATAGCATTAGATTTTGCCACAGATCAATCGGAAAGGAAGTTCGAGTTGGCTACTATATTGAGTGCATTGTTATACAGTTGCAACAAAAGCACTGTTATACCTGGATCTGCAGAGGAAACTTGGCCAATGAGCATTTATAAAGCTCTGCATGACATCTTGACTAGCAAGATTGGGAAAAACCAGAGAGATCCCGCTCTGAAACTAGCAGCTAACATTGTAGATTTACTTGGAATTGAGTGGACTTTCAACGATGAAGAGAATCCTAAGAAGTTCTTCCTTTTGTTGCTTCAGCTGTGCGCTATTGAAGTCAGAATGCAACTAGATGACAGAAGTTTTAAGCAAGCCTTCGCCAGTGCTGATTTAATTACTGCTTGCTTCATTGTACTGGAACTATCCATCAATTACATGGCTACAGATCAGCTGGACTTGGAACAGAAAGAGAAACAGTCTGTCTACACAAGCCTAAAGGGAGCCTTTAATGCTGTTGTCTCACAATTGGGAAAAGTATCCAATGACAAGAACAGGGACAAGTTACCTGATGATGAAAAGGTGTATGTTTGTGCCATGGTCAGAGTACTATTTGCCTGGATTGCACAGGAAACTACAGCTATGCGTGAGCAAATATATGCACTACTCCCATTCATGTTCCAACTTGCCAATGACTCTTTCCATGCTTACCGATCAAGGAAACTAGCTGAGAAGAACCAATCAGAAGGAGAAGCAATGGACATGGACACGACACTAATGGGTCAAGTTGATTTACTCCGTTTAATGTTACCAGCTCTCTGTCATTTGGTTGTAGAAGACAAAGCCAGAGATATCCTGTTCAAATTGAAACAGGAAGATATCCTCTATGAGGCTGTAAGCTTCCATTGGTCAATAGTTCACTACAAGAAACCTCCCGTACCAAAGTCAGAACGCTTGAAAGTCAAAACTCAACCTGAGGCTGCAATAGACCCTAAAGTATTAGAAGACATGAAGGACTCCCGAGCAGCCATGGTCAGCCTGTGCAACATATTCATGAACCTTACAGTACTAGCACCTAAAATTGTAGATAACAGTATACTGTTCAACACTTTACTGAAGTTCATCTTCAACAACTTACCAGAGCTGAAACAAATTCCTGAAAACCTGGTTTTGCATGGTCATCTAGCTGTCCTAGGCCTTCTTTTATTGAAACAGCAAGCTAATAAGGTAAAGAAGAATGACTTCTCCATTTGCAGATACATTCAGTCTACAATTCGGTTTCTCTGGGATGCTTACAATGTTGATGAGTCTAATGATCCCACTGCTCTCGTTGTGTCCATGAGTTACAAAGAAAACTGGAGTGAAATTGCTGATCTATGGTTCCTTGGCATGCAAACCATGAGTGGGGTCCTAACTATTGTACCATGGATCTCAGAGTTTGCCATTGAGAGTGGCTGGGCTGAGGGCATTGCTGAAATGCTTGCCAAGGTAAAAGTTGGTACACTTCCCCCCAATGTTAAATCTGCATTTGAGGACTTCCTTTGCAGACTAGTAGACTCAAATGAAGGTGCTATCCCAGTCCTTAAGAAAGGCGGAGCATTGAAAATGTGCAGGAACCACCGATTAATGGACTTAGGCAAGAAATTGTTTGGAGACTAA